The following proteins come from a genomic window of Tindallia californiensis:
- a CDS encoding sigma 54-interacting transcriptional regulator: MKKVALITIGKPTSKVIKEQLESLFADKMLVETYLLSQKKEILSADVDLFLYTKGCIRYLLIEEEQIRKPYIETERVINHKNIKEIISIPKKTDVLLVNDSQRTAYEAIQQLELIGLDHVSYHPFYPGCRKMIEASIAVTPGETHLIPAEVEKVIDLGSRILDISTIHEIIFSLELEEKFEKSCLTEYLRNIVEISKLIDESRQDAQESEKLLERIVNSIEHGIAYIGENGHIINVNTNFEKIINRDKSEVIGKEISILMEIPNNTLKDQITWITEVNGVEMLVDVQKIHFDYRSGHLMTIQYTDRISKLGHRIRRNQEKKIKQQLHTFEDYLTQNLATKQMLGKAKKFSETDATILIQGENGTGKEILAQAIHSASRRRKGAFVPVNIGALTPTLLESELFGYEEGSFTGALKGGKMGIFEIASGGTVFIDEIGDAPLDFQVKLLRVLEEKKIRRVGAMEEIPVDVRVIAATNKDLLELVDKEVFREDLFFRLNILPLNTIPLRERQEDIHYLLKIFVEQKFEEETDFLEIFDDKVIEQLINYQWRGNVRELINLVEYLSLTYDGHSIQCHELHPHMLKDSGSANHMKEDTIFLEKNALWILSTLEASAPESLGRTALRDLAVKEGYSLGEGKIRRLLKELETKALIISKGSKKGYGMTPLGKTVLECHMKRS; this comes from the coding sequence ATGAAAAAAGTTGCCTTAATTACTATTGGAAAACCAACATCAAAGGTTATTAAAGAACAGTTGGAAAGTTTATTTGCTGATAAGATGTTAGTGGAAACATATTTGTTGTCGCAGAAAAAAGAAATACTTTCAGCTGATGTAGATCTTTTTCTTTATACAAAAGGATGTATTCGGTACCTGTTAATAGAAGAAGAACAGATACGAAAGCCATATATTGAAACAGAACGAGTGATTAATCATAAGAATATAAAAGAAATCATTTCAATTCCTAAAAAAACAGACGTATTACTGGTAAATGATTCTCAGCGAACAGCTTATGAGGCAATTCAACAGCTGGAACTAATCGGGTTGGACCATGTTTCTTATCATCCTTTTTATCCAGGTTGCCGAAAAATGATAGAAGCGAGCATTGCCGTTACGCCTGGCGAAACTCATTTAATTCCTGCCGAAGTAGAAAAAGTGATTGATCTTGGGAGTCGGATTTTAGATATTAGTACGATCCATGAAATTATTTTTTCTTTAGAATTAGAGGAAAAATTTGAAAAAAGTTGTTTAACGGAATATTTAAGAAATATTGTGGAAATATCCAAACTAATCGATGAGAGTCGACAAGATGCACAGGAATCAGAAAAACTTCTGGAACGCATTGTAAATAGTATTGAGCATGGTATTGCCTATATAGGTGAAAATGGTCATATTATCAATGTGAATACAAACTTTGAAAAAATAATCAATAGGGACAAAAGCGAAGTCATTGGTAAAGAAATTTCGATATTAATGGAAATACCAAACAATACTTTGAAAGACCAAATTACTTGGATCACAGAGGTTAACGGAGTTGAGATGCTGGTCGATGTCCAAAAGATTCATTTTGATTATCGATCCGGACACTTAATGACGATCCAATACACAGATAGGATTTCAAAGTTAGGCCATCGGATTCGACGAAATCAAGAGAAGAAAATCAAACAACAACTACACACTTTCGAAGATTACTTAACCCAAAACCTGGCGACAAAGCAAATGCTGGGAAAGGCAAAAAAATTTTCAGAAACGGATGCGACCATTTTAATTCAAGGAGAAAATGGGACAGGGAAAGAAATCTTAGCGCAAGCTATCCATAGTGCTTCGCGGCGTCGAAAAGGAGCCTTTGTACCCGTTAATATTGGCGCATTAACACCAACTTTACTGGAAAGTGAACTCTTTGGATATGAAGAAGGCTCTTTTACTGGCGCCTTAAAAGGCGGGAAAATGGGCATTTTTGAAATCGCCAGTGGTGGGACGGTGTTTATTGACGAAATCGGTGATGCACCGCTGGATTTTCAGGTTAAGCTGCTAAGGGTGCTTGAAGAGAAGAAAATAAGAAGAGTAGGGGCTATGGAGGAAATACCAGTAGATGTTCGTGTAATAGCAGCAACAAACAAGGATTTATTAGAACTGGTAGATAAGGAAGTTTTTCGTGAGGATTTGTTTTTTAGATTAAATATTTTGCCATTAAATACGATCCCTTTACGGGAACGGCAAGAAGACATTCACTATTTGCTAAAAATATTTGTAGAACAAAAATTTGAGGAAGAAACAGATTTTTTGGAGATATTTGACGACAAGGTAATTGAGCAACTTATCAACTACCAATGGCGCGGAAATGTGAGAGAGCTCATTAACTTAGTGGAGTATCTTTCGCTTACCTATGATGGACATTCGATACAGTGTCATGAGTTGCACCCACATATGTTAAAAGATTCAGGTTCTGCCAACCACATGAAAGAGGATACTATTTTCTTAGAGAAAAATGCTTTGTGGATTTTATCGACTCTAGAGGCTAGTGCACCGGAATCTTTAGGAAGAACAGCGCTTCGAGATCTTGCGGTAAAAGAAGGATACAGTCTTGGAGAAGGGAAAATACGACGTTTATTAAAAGAGTTGGAGACTAAGGCATTGATTATTTCTAAAGGATCTAAAAAAGGTTACGGAATGACACCTTTAGGAAAAACGGTTTTAGAATGCCATATGAAAAGAAGCTAA
- the dcuC gene encoding C4-dicarboxylate transporter DcuC produces the protein MFGVIIALVITGFVARLILKKYKPQPVLMMGGMLLMSLAIILGTGEIVAEDSSTGFIWFDIFEFMKNTFSNRAGGLGLIIISVAGFARYMDHTGASKALVSLTIKPLQALNKPYLVLALGYIVGQILNIFVPSASGVGLLLMVTMYPLLISLGVSKLAATAMIGTTACMDLGPASGNANLAAATAELDVAIYFAQYQVPVAIAVAITIAVLHYFTQKRFDQKAGHDALQAAAAAKEEVERLRKHEGTVEEDMPPMIYAILPLIPLVLIFTFSSMVIDTINMHVVTAMLISLFISMVFEFIRHKNAESVLSSIMVFFDAMGTSFARVVTLIIAGETFARGLTSIGAIDTVINASQDAGFGPVLMILIMTAIIAASAVVMGSGNAPFFAFAALAPDVSTQVGIPAVVMLLPMQFAASIARSVSPITAVIVAVAGVSDVNPVDVVKRTAVPMAGALIVTIIMNFILFL, from the coding sequence ATGTTTGGTGTTATCATTGCATTAGTCATTACTGGTTTTGTAGCAAGGTTAATCTTAAAGAAGTATAAACCACAGCCTGTCTTAATGATGGGTGGCATGCTTTTAATGAGTTTAGCGATTATCTTAGGAACAGGTGAAATTGTTGCTGAGGATTCTAGTACTGGATTTATTTGGTTTGATATCTTTGAGTTTATGAAAAATACATTTAGTAATCGGGCTGGTGGACTGGGGCTGATTATTATATCGGTGGCTGGCTTTGCACGTTATATGGACCATACGGGAGCCAGTAAAGCATTGGTTAGTCTCACTATAAAACCCCTTCAAGCCCTAAATAAACCTTATTTAGTACTTGCGCTAGGGTATATCGTTGGACAAATATTAAATATCTTTGTGCCGAGCGCATCAGGTGTTGGACTTTTATTGATGGTTACCATGTATCCATTGCTTATAAGTCTTGGTGTCAGCAAGCTAGCCGCGACAGCTATGATTGGAACGACAGCCTGTATGGATCTGGGGCCTGCATCAGGAAATGCTAACTTGGCGGCAGCGACAGCTGAGCTGGATGTGGCGATCTATTTTGCACAGTATCAGGTGCCTGTAGCGATAGCTGTTGCAATAACTATTGCAGTGCTACATTATTTTACACAAAAAAGATTTGATCAGAAAGCAGGGCATGATGCTTTGCAAGCAGCAGCAGCAGCGAAAGAAGAAGTTGAAAGATTAAGGAAGCACGAAGGAACCGTGGAGGAAGATATGCCACCCATGATCTACGCCATCTTACCTCTCATTCCATTGGTACTTATTTTTACCTTTAGCAGCATGGTGATTGATACAATCAATATGCATGTAGTGACAGCGATGTTGATTAGCTTGTTTATTAGTATGGTGTTTGAATTTATTCGGCATAAAAATGCGGAAAGTGTACTTTCTAGTATTATGGTATTCTTTGATGCGATGGGTACTTCTTTTGCCCGTGTAGTAACGTTAATTATTGCAGGCGAAACTTTCGCTCGTGGACTGACTAGTATTGGAGCTATCGATACGGTTATTAATGCTTCGCAAGATGCTGGGTTTGGTCCGGTGCTGATGATTCTTATTATGACAGCTATCATTGCCGCCTCCGCTGTTGTGATGGGTTCTGGGAATGCGCCTTTCTTTGCATTTGCCGCATTAGCCCCGGATGTATCCACGCAGGTAGGCATTCCGGCTGTAGTCATGTTGCTGCCGATGCAGTTTGCAGCTAGTATTGCCAGAAGTGTTTCGCCTATTACAGCAGTTATTGTAGCAGTAGCAGGGGTGTCTGATGTTAACCCGGTAGATGTGGTTAAAAGAACGGCCGTTCCGATGGCAGGTGCACTTATAGTAACAATCATAATGAATTTTATTTTATTTTTGTAA
- a CDS encoding M20 family metallopeptidase produces MQLNIEKYLEELEYLVNIDSGSKYPKGTGKVADFFVKKYKEIGWEVEEIKLSDEAGPILKINNKKNSDQYDVLLLGHMDTVFPVGEAKKRPFMIEGNKAFGPGVNDMKNGLLAMYYSIEHLQESEKLRNTSVCVLLNSDEEISSRYSNTMIREEAKKSACVFVLEPARADGSMVNERKGVGRYFIEFKGRAVHAGVEPEKGISAIEELGNWIIKLQQLTNFETGTTVNVGVISGGTVANVVAEKASAEVDLRFKNTEEAEKVDRTIRKMQQDPFVKGVEVEVRGGVTRPPMNPSRETLRLCEKISAIAEELKIETRWITTGGGSDGSLTADEGVVTIDAIGPVGGGSHGAGEYILLDSIEPRMQLLIKSLELVLKR; encoded by the coding sequence ATGCAACTAAACATTGAAAAATACCTGGAAGAATTGGAATACCTGGTGAATATAGACAGTGGAAGCAAATATCCGAAAGGCACAGGGAAAGTAGCTGATTTCTTTGTAAAGAAATATAAAGAGATAGGCTGGGAAGTGGAAGAAATAAAACTTAGTGATGAAGCAGGACCGATTCTTAAAATAAACAACAAAAAAAATAGTGATCAATATGATGTATTACTGCTAGGGCATATGGATACAGTTTTTCCTGTAGGAGAAGCGAAAAAAAGGCCATTTATGATAGAAGGAAATAAAGCCTTTGGACCAGGTGTGAATGATATGAAAAACGGTCTTTTGGCCATGTATTATAGCATTGAACATTTACAAGAAAGCGAAAAGCTTAGAAATACTTCTGTTTGCGTTCTTTTAAATAGTGATGAAGAGATAAGCTCGCGCTACTCAAACACCATGATCAGGGAAGAAGCCAAGAAGTCTGCCTGCGTATTTGTTTTAGAACCAGCCCGAGCTGATGGTTCTATGGTTAATGAAAGAAAAGGTGTTGGTCGATATTTCATTGAGTTTAAGGGTAGAGCCGTCCATGCCGGTGTTGAGCCGGAAAAAGGAATCAGTGCCATTGAAGAATTGGGAAACTGGATTATTAAACTTCAACAATTAACAAACTTTGAAACAGGAACAACGGTTAATGTCGGCGTTATTTCAGGAGGAACAGTTGCTAATGTCGTTGCAGAAAAAGCAAGTGCCGAGGTGGATCTCCGATTCAAGAACACAGAAGAAGCTGAAAAAGTGGATCGAACCATACGTAAAATGCAACAGGATCCTTTTGTAAAAGGTGTTGAGGTAGAAGTAAGAGGCGGCGTGACAAGACCCCCAATGAATCCAAGTCGAGAAACCCTAAGGTTATGTGAAAAAATATCAGCAATAGCCGAAGAATTGAAAATTGAAACAAGATGGATTACTACAGGAGGTGGATCTGACGGAAGTCTGACAGCTGATGAAGGTGTGGTAACCATTGATGCTATTGGGCCTGTTGGCGGCGGTTCTCATGGGGCGGGAGAGTATATTTTACTTGATTCAATAGAGCCAAGAATGCAGCTATTAATAAAAAGCCTGGAACTTGTTTTGAAAAGATAA